One genomic segment of Burkholderiaceae bacterium includes these proteins:
- a CDS encoding YeeE/YedE family protein, whose protein sequence is MNTLASPSITAPGEPTASRPAASSAWQRRLPLSVAIAALFGWLLWSVSARQALLLLVGVGLGATLAAARFGFTTGWRVLVEKRDPSGVYGQIVLLALLAALSMPIVAHYAETTAALGPLSVSLLVGAFVFGLCMQVADGCGSGQLYKAGLGLPLNMAILPMFVLGSFAGSVQLGDWLALGALPAVGLVQRWGAGGALAATLAGLAVVTWLVGRWSGQPFDPRRIPRRWLWGALALALLATLNLFIAGQPWGIVYGFGLWGAKAATALGVFDPAANAFWSDPGHAERLRETLLLDVTSITNIGILAGALWVAAGRQQTPRPLSGTQWAVGLVAGFLLGYSSRLAFGCNVGAMVSGISTGSVHGWVWVPLAFAGTLVGLRVRRRFF, encoded by the coding sequence ATGAACACCCTGGCTTCTCCTTCGATCACCGCACCGGGCGAGCCGACGGCAAGCCGCCCGGCCGCTTCCAGCGCCTGGCAGCGCCGCCTGCCGCTGTCCGTCGCCATCGCCGCGCTGTTCGGCTGGCTGCTGTGGTCGGTGTCGGCGCGCCAGGCGCTGCTGCTGCTGGTGGGCGTGGGGCTGGGCGCCACGCTGGCGGCGGCGCGCTTCGGCTTTACCACCGGCTGGCGCGTGCTGGTCGAAAAGCGCGACCCCAGCGGGGTCTACGGCCAGATCGTGCTGCTGGCCCTGCTGGCCGCGCTGTCGATGCCGATCGTGGCGCACTACGCCGAAACCACCGCCGCGCTGGGCCCGCTGTCCGTCAGCCTGCTGGTGGGCGCCTTCGTGTTCGGCCTGTGCATGCAGGTGGCCGACGGCTGCGGCTCGGGCCAGCTCTACAAGGCCGGGCTGGGCCTGCCGCTGAACATGGCCATCCTGCCGATGTTCGTGCTGGGCAGCTTTGCCGGCTCGGTGCAGCTGGGCGACTGGCTGGCGCTGGGCGCGCTGCCCGCCGTGGGCCTGGTGCAGCGCTGGGGCGCGGGCGGCGCGCTGGCGGCAACGCTGGCGGGCCTCGCCGTGGTCACCTGGCTCGTCGGGCGCTGGAGCGGCCAGCCCTTCGACCCGCGCCGCATCCCGCGCCGCTGGCTGTGGGGCGCGCTGGCGCTGGCGCTGCTGGCCACGCTCAACCTGTTCATTGCCGGCCAGCCCTGGGGCATCGTCTACGGCTTTGGGCTGTGGGGCGCCAAGGCGGCCACGGCGCTGGGCGTGTTCGACCCCGCTGCCAACGCCTTCTGGAGCGACCCCGGCCACGCCGAGCGCCTGCGCGAGACCCTGCTGCTGGACGTGACCAGCATCACCAACATCGGCATCCTGGCCGGCGCGCTGTGGGTGGCCGCGGGCCGCCAGCAAACGCCGCGCCCGCTGAGCGGCACGCAGTGGGCCGTGGGCCTGGTAGCGGGCTTCCTGCTAGGCTACAGCTCGCGCCTGGCCTTCGGCTGCAACGTGGGCGCCATGGTCAGCGGCATCAGCACCGGCAGCGTGCACGGCTGGGTGTGGGTGCCGCTGGCCTTTGCCGGCACCCTGGTGGGGCTGCGCGTGCGGCGCCGTTTCTTCTGA
- a CDS encoding iron-sulfur cluster assembly scaffold protein, with protein MFELTEESLEDFYRTLKRHQRRVHADQRLPVPPADSVSVRSRLCGSALTLDAVIAEGRVQQLGWSVRACALGQACTGIVADHLAELDEATVLRVGAQLRAILKGEREDSDWPELAMFALVRDVPNRHGSALLPFEALGQLFERARSRG; from the coding sequence ATGTTTGAACTCACCGAAGAATCCCTCGAGGACTTCTACCGCACGCTCAAGCGCCACCAGCGGCGCGTGCACGCCGACCAGCGCCTGCCCGTGCCGCCGGCCGATTCGGTCAGCGTGCGCAGCCGCCTGTGCGGCAGCGCGCTGACGCTGGACGCGGTGATTGCCGAGGGGCGCGTGCAGCAGCTGGGCTGGAGCGTGCGCGCCTGCGCGCTGGGCCAGGCCTGCACCGGCATCGTCGCCGACCACCTGGCCGAGCTGGACGAGGCCACGGTGCTTCGCGTGGGCGCGCAGCTGCGCGCCATCCTCAAGGGCGAGCGCGAGGACAGCGACTGGCCCGAGCTGGCGATGTTCGCGCTGGTGCGCGACGTGCCCAACCGCCATGGCTCGGCCCTGCTGCCCTTCGAGGCGCTGGGGCAGCTGTTCGAGCGCGCGCGCTCGCGGGGGTGA
- a CDS encoding glutathione S-transferase family protein: protein MKLYIAPRAPNPRRVQMFMHEKGITGIDSVPIDLNAGEHRAADYRAKVPVARVPALELDDGRVLSETRAICSYLEGLHPQPNLMGEGFDERAFIEMHDRRVEWYWLLPIAHCVRHTHPGLAALEQPQFPDFGQSQGVKVRESARWLDDVLQKQNWMAGARFTIADITAFCAIEFARLMKFNAGAEGFAALQAWRDRVAERPSARAG from the coding sequence ATGAAACTCTACATTGCCCCCCGCGCCCCCAACCCCCGCCGCGTGCAGATGTTCATGCATGAAAAGGGCATCACCGGCATCGATTCCGTGCCGATCGACCTGAACGCCGGCGAGCACCGCGCGGCGGACTATCGCGCCAAGGTGCCGGTGGCGCGCGTGCCGGCGCTGGAGCTGGACGACGGCCGCGTGCTGAGCGAAACGCGCGCCATCTGCAGCTACCTGGAGGGCCTGCACCCCCAGCCCAATCTGATGGGCGAGGGCTTCGACGAGCGCGCCTTCATCGAGATGCACGACCGCCGCGTGGAGTGGTATTGGCTGCTGCCCATTGCCCACTGCGTGCGCCACACCCACCCCGGCCTGGCCGCGCTGGAGCAGCCGCAGTTTCCCGATTTTGGCCAGTCGCAGGGCGTCAAGGTGCGCGAGTCGGCACGCTGGCTGGACGACGTGCTACAAAAACAGAACTGGATGGCCGGCGCGCGCTTCACCATCGCCGACATCACCGCCTTTTGCGCCATCGAGTTCGCGCGCCTGATGAAGTTCAACGCCGGCGCCGAGGGCTTTGCCGCGCTGCAGGCCTGGCGCGACCGGGTGGCCGAGCGGCCGAGCGCGCGCGCCGGCTGA
- a CDS encoding sulfurtransferase gives MRFLLRLLLPGLAWAATGLALAASPLVTPLQLKALGEAGARVIDIREGSAYALQHVPGAVSAPYGRWRAAGKNPGLPPTLSEMTALVQELGLSPDTPTVVVYTGIDATDFGGAARVYWTLKSLGVRQLAILNGGLTAWKAAGQPVSDQAAVAPRSRWQPQFNPQWLATREQVRASLEQPGVLRVDARPAPYHQGRIATDLAHARGTLPGAVNLDSENFFELGSAALMDSMALEDEADKLKAAPGEPIITFCNAGHWSATDWFVLSELLGRPGVRMYAGSIIDWTSAPAPLPMDNEPGRWQQLRYAALTWAHRNLGTKAP, from the coding sequence ATGCGTTTCCTGCTTCGACTGCTGCTGCCCGGCCTGGCCTGGGCCGCCACCGGCCTGGCCCTGGCGGCGTCGCCGCTGGTCACGCCGCTGCAACTCAAGGCCCTGGGCGAGGCCGGCGCGCGCGTCATCGACATCCGCGAGGGCTCCGCCTACGCGCTGCAGCACGTGCCGGGCGCGGTGTCGGCCCCCTACGGGCGCTGGCGCGCCGCCGGCAAGAACCCCGGCCTGCCGCCCACGCTGTCCGAGATGACCGCGCTGGTGCAGGAGCTGGGCTTGAGCCCCGACACGCCCACCGTCGTGGTCTACACCGGCATCGACGCCACCGACTTCGGCGGCGCCGCGCGCGTGTACTGGACGCTCAAGTCGCTGGGCGTGCGCCAGCTGGCCATCCTCAACGGCGGCCTGACGGCCTGGAAGGCCGCCGGCCAGCCCGTCAGCGACCAGGCCGCGGTGGCGCCGCGCAGCCGCTGGCAGCCGCAGTTCAACCCCCAATGGCTGGCCACGCGCGAGCAGGTGCGCGCCAGCCTGGAGCAGCCGGGCGTGCTGCGCGTGGACGCGCGCCCCGCGCCCTACCACCAGGGCCGCATCGCCACCGACCTGGCGCACGCGCGCGGCACGCTGCCGGGCGCCGTCAACCTGGACAGCGAAAACTTCTTCGAGCTGGGCAGCGCCGCGCTGATGGACAGCATGGCGCTGGAGGACGAGGCCGACAAGCTGAAGGCCGCGCCCGGCGAACCCATCATCACCTTCTGCAACGCGGGCCACTGGTCGGCCACCGACTGGTTCGTGCTGTCCGAGCTGCTGGGCCGCCCCGGCGTGCGCATGTACGCCGGCTCGATCATCGACTGGACCAGCGCCCCCGCGCCCCTGCCCATGGACAACGAGCCCGGCCGCTGGCAGCAGCTGCGCTACGCCGCGCTGACCTGGGCGCACCGCAACCTCGGTACGAAAGCACCATGA
- a CDS encoding glutathione S-transferase N-terminal domain-containing protein codes for MITLHTAATPNGHKVSIALEELGLPYQLRVLDLAAGEQKRPDFLALNPNGRIPVIVDHDWDDFVVFESGAILVYLAEKTGRLMPADAKGRSRVMQWLMFQMGGVGPMMGQANVFYRYFPQKIQPAIDRYQAEGRRLFEVLDGHLARHEWLAGDYSIADIANWAWVRTHRWSGIDIEGLEHLKRWRGAIRARPAVQRGLEQPPAKVDLTRDGDAKAAEYAAQARNMVTGAKI; via the coding sequence ATGATCACCCTGCACACCGCCGCCACGCCCAACGGCCACAAAGTCTCCATCGCGCTGGAGGAACTGGGCCTGCCCTACCAGCTGCGCGTGCTCGACCTGGCCGCCGGCGAGCAGAAGCGCCCCGATTTTCTGGCGCTCAACCCCAACGGCCGCATCCCCGTCATCGTCGACCACGACTGGGATGACTTCGTCGTGTTCGAGTCCGGCGCCATCCTGGTCTACCTGGCCGAAAAGACCGGCCGCCTGATGCCCGCCGACGCCAAGGGCCGCTCGCGCGTCATGCAGTGGCTGATGTTCCAGATGGGTGGCGTGGGGCCGATGATGGGGCAGGCCAACGTGTTCTACCGCTACTTCCCGCAGAAGATCCAGCCCGCCATCGACCGCTACCAGGCCGAGGGCCGGCGCCTGTTCGAGGTGCTCGACGGCCATCTGGCGCGCCACGAGTGGCTGGCCGGCGACTACTCCATTGCCGACATCGCCAACTGGGCCTGGGTGCGCACGCACCGCTGGTCGGGCATCGACATCGAGGGGCTGGAGCATCTCAAGCGCTGGCGCGGCGCCATCCGCGCCCGCCCGGCCGTGCAGCGCGGCCTGGAGCAGCCCCCGGCCAAGGTCGATCTGACGCGCGACGGCGACGCCAAGGCGGCTGAGTACGCCGCCCAGGCGCGCAACATGGTCACCGGTGCAAAAATTTAA